In Campylobacter sp. RM16187, the DNA window TGTATATATAGACGAACTAAATCCTGTGAGTGCAAACATGCGCGACGTAAGAATTTTTGATATAGCGGACGGTAAGTTATTAAGCGCTACTTTTGGTAGCGAAGCGAAATTTGATGAGAATAAATGGACTTTAAAAGATGCGAATGTCACAACCATGCCTAAGGTTATAGAACTTGGTAAAGACGGCCTTGATATCAAACACTATGAAAATCTTATCGCGCTTGAGGGTTTTAAGCCAAAGACGATAGAGAGCGCATATCAATCAAATTCATCGCTATCGATTCCGGACGCATTTGATTTTATTACTGCTTTTGAGAAAGAGGGGGTTGGGCTAAATTCTGCTAAAACAACCCTTTATAGCCTACTATTTTCGCCGTTTTTTGCTCCCGTTATGGTGCTTATTATATATTATTTTTTGCCCGTTACAGGACGTTTTTTTAATTTAGCACTTACAAGTTTTATATTTATTATAATTACGCTTTGTAGCTGGGGAACTCTTTTTGTGCTGATGAAATTTGCCCATAACTCTGTAGTTTTGCCAGAAATTGGAGTTATCTTGCCGCTATTTTGTCTATCAGGCTTTGCCCTATATCTTTATTTTCGTAACCGTTAAGAGAGTTTTAGGCAAAATTCCAGTAAAATCTACCTATTTTTATTAAGGTTAGATCGATGAATTTTGAAAATTTGGCTCAAGTTTATGGGACTCCTCTTTATATATATGACTTCAGTCATATAGCTTCACGCTATGAAACTCTAAAAAAAGCATTTCATGCAAGAAAATCTTTGGTTTGTTATGCTGTAAAAGCAAATTCAAATTTAAGCATTTTGAAACTTTTAGCCTCACTTGGAGCGGGGTTTGACTGTGTAAGCATAGGAGAAGTAAGACGTGCCCTAACTGCCGGAGCAAAAAGATATCAAATCATCTTAAGCGGAGTTGGCAAAAGAGATGACGAGCTAAAATTTGCACTCGAGAATGAAATTTTGATGATAAATTTAGAGAGTGAGGCCGAGATGTATCGGCTGGAAAAAATTGCTCAAGATCTTGGCAAAATAGCTCGTATAAGTATTAGAGTAAATCCTGATATAGACGCCAAGACCCATCCTTATATATCGACCGGACTAAATGAGAATAAATTCGGCGTAGATATAACAACTGCAAAAAAAATGTATCTGCATGCTAAAAATTCGCCTTTTCTCGATCCTGTTGGCATACACTTTCATATAGGCTCTCAGCTTACTGATATAACCCCGATAATAGAAGCCTCAAGAGTGGTGTCAAACCTGCTTAGAGAGCTAAAGGCTATAGAGATAGATATTAAATTTTTTGATGTCGGAGGCGGAGTTGGCATAGTATATGATGGCGAGGAAGAGCCAAATTTATATGGTTACGCTCAAGGGATTTTAAGCACTCTTAGCGGACTTGATGTCACTATAGTCTGCGAGCCAGGACGATTTATAGTGGGTAATTGCGGATATTTTCTAACTAGAGTTTTATATGAGAAATTTAATAAACAAAAGCGTTTTGTAGTGGTTGATGGGGCTATGAATGATCTAATTCGCCCAAGCCTTTACGGGGCGTATCATAAAATTTCAATCGTTGGCAAAGAAGGTAACAAGAGCGAGTGCGATGTGGTCGGGCCAATATGCGAGAGTGGAGATTTTTTGGCTAAGAATATAAATTTACCACCTTGCGATAGTGATGATTTGATTGTTATAAGATCTGCCGGTGCATACGGTTTTACGATGAGTAGCAATTATAACTCTCGTCCAAGAGCCGCTGAAATCGGTATAAAAGATGGAAAAGATTTTTTAATTAGAAAGCGTGAGAGTTTTGAAGATCTGATAGCACTTGAGAAGGATCTGATTTGATCTTTATCGATGTTCAAGGAACCTTGATAAGCGATAGCGATAAAAGCCTTATAAATGGAGCAAAAGAGCTTATAGATTTTTTAAATTTTAAAAAAATTCCATACGTAGTGATTACAAATAATACAAAATTTAGTAGTTTGGATTTTTTAAAAGAGTTGCGAGACAAAGGACTTGATATCAAAGATAAGGCGTATATAGATCCTTTTTGCGTTTTAAAAGATATTTTGCCCGCTTGTCAAGTAGCCGCCTTTGGCTCTGATAAATTTAAAAAGGTATTGCAAAATTTAGGATATGAGCTAGAGTTTTCAAATTTAGCCAAAGCTGTTTTGGTAGCGAGCGGGGATGATTTTAAATTTGATGAATTTAGCAATATGATAGAGATTTTACAAAGCGGCGCAAAATTAATTGCTATGAGCGAAACCAGCGTATATAAAAAAAATGACAAGAGCTATCCAGGTGTAGGTGCTATGGCCAAGATGCTAAACTATGCCACAGGATGCGAATATAAGGTGGTTGGCAAGCCAAGCGAGGAGTTTTATAGGGTTGCTTTAAGGTTATTAAATTCGCAAGGCTTTAATGCAAATTTTAAAGATGTTTTGATAATAAGTGATGATGCAAAGGGTGATTTAGTAGGTGCTAAAGAGCTTGGAATGAGGACTGCTCTGGTTTTAAGCGGTAAGGTTGATAGTGCCTTAAAGGCTGGAGTGGAGCCAAAATTTGTAGATAAAATTTACAAAGATGTAAGCCTATTTTTAAAGGAACTAGATGCAGAATATAAATGATTTGCGAGAAGAAATCGACAAGATAGACGACGATATCTTAAAAAAACTAAATGAGAGAATGAGCTTTGTCAAAAAAATAGGCGAGTTAAAGCAAACTAGCGGTACTTCGATATATCGTCCTGAGCGCGAGAGGGCGATATTAAACCGTCTTGAGAGCTTAAGCTCAAATATTTTAAATAAATCTGCAATCGAAGCTATTTATCTTGAAATTTTTGCCGTAAGTAGAAATCTTGAAATGCCAGAAAAAGTCGCTTATCTAGGGCCTGAGGGCACATATACTCATCAAGCTGCCGAGAGTAGATTTGGTGCGATGAGTGCGTATTTACCGCTTGCCAGCATTGAGGCTGTTTTTACGAAGCTAAAACACAAAGAGGCTAAATACGGAGTAGTGCCTATAGAAAACAATACCGAAGGTGCGGTGGGAGCGACTTTAGATTGCCTTGGAAGATTTGAGAATATAAAGGTTGTTGCAGAGCTTTATATGGATATTCACCACTCTTTTGCAAGTGTTTGCGAAAATTTAAAGGATATTAAAAAGATATATTCGCATCCTCAAGGATACAATCAGTGCCGTAAATTTTTAGACGATCATTTGCTTTTAAATGCTGAGTTTATACCTACGAAATCCACTGCAGAGGCTGCTAAATTTGCAAGTGAGGATCCAAACTCTGCGGCAATTTGCTCTAAGATAGCGGCTAAACTTTATAATGTGCCTATCTTGTTTGAGACTATTGAGGATAATATGGCAAATCGAACGAGATTTTTTATACTAAGCGATTTTAAAAACGAGCGTTCGACAAAGAATAAAACTTCTATCTTAGCAAAGACAGATCATAGACCAGGAGGGCTTGCGGATCTGCTTACGGCATTTAGAGATGAGGGGATAAATCTAACTAGGTTGGAGAGTCGTCCTATAAAAGAGCGTGAATTTAAGACCGTCTTTTATATCGATTTTGAGGGGCATATCGATGATGAAAATGTCCAAAGAGCTATAGATAAAGCCAATAGTTTTGGAGACGAGATAGTTTGGCTAGGAAGCTACATACCAGGAGATCAAAGATGAAATTTAACGATAAGTTGGCAAATTTAATAAATTATGAGGCTGGCAAGCCAATAGAGCTTGTTGTGCGTGAATTTGGCATAGCGCCAAAGGATGTAATTAAGCTAGCGAGTAACGAAAATCCTTTTGGAACAAGTCCAAGAGTTATTGAGGCGATAAAAAATTGTGCGCAAAATATGTATCTTTATCCTGATGATAGCTATTATGAGCTAAAAGAAGCCTTGTCGGCTAAATTTAACGTGAATACGAAAAATATAATAATAGGCTCCGGAAGCGATCAGGTGATAGAATTTGCGGTTCATGCCAAAGCAAATTCGAAAAATGCCGTATTGATGGCAGGAGCAACCTTTGCTATGTATGAAATTTACGCCAAGCATACCGGAGCAAAAATTTATAGAACTCAGGCTAAAGGGCATAATCTGGAGGATTTTTTAAAAGTTTATAATGATAAAAAAGATGAAATTTCTATGATCTTTTTATGCTTGCCAAATAACCCTTTAGGAGAGTGTCTAAATAGAGATGATGTGTATGAATTTTTAGAGCAGATTGATAAAGATGTGATGATTGTAATAGATGGCGCTTATAATGAATTTGCGAGATTTAAAGACAAAAATAAAGAAATTTGTCCTAAAGATTTGATAACTAAATTTAAAAATGCTATTTTTCTTGGTACTTTTTCTAAAGCTTACGGACTTGGAGGAATGCGCGTAGGATACGGAATAGCCGATGAATTTATAATAAATGAACTTGGCAAACTAAGAGCCCCTTTTAATATAACTACCCTTAGTCTAAAAGCGGCCATAGAAGCTCTTAAGGATCAGGAATTTGTAGATAAGACCGTAGAGGCTAATTTTCAAGAGATGAAAAAATATGAAAAATTTGCAAAAGAGCATAATATAGAGTTTATTGATAGTTATACTAACTTTATAACTTATAACTTTGAGCGTGAAAATGCAAGCGAGATTGCCAAAAATCTGCTAAAAAAAGGTATAATTTTACGTGATTTGAAAAGTTACGGTATGAATTCAATTAGAATTACCATAGGTTTGCCAGAGCAAAACGATAGAGTTTTAGATGAATTAAGGAAAGCTATAAAATAAAATATGGATTTTAAAACCGCATTTCAACAAATCGGACACATTTATCAGAGCCTCTCTATAAGACAGCGCATAGTTGCGGCAAGTTCTGTCGTGCTTGTGGTTGGATTTTTAGTCTTTTTAAGCATTTATAAGAGCTCTCAGACAAACTATGACGGATATAGCGTTCTTTTTGAGAGTGTTAATCCTAGCGACTCGGCACTTATTATTCAGCAGCTTGAAAAAGACGGGGTTAAATATAAAATTTACAATGAAGGCACTATTTTAGTCCCAAATCAAGATGTTTACAAAGAGAGAATTTCGATAGCATCCTTGGGTATTTTAAAGGATAATAAAGTAGGCTTTGAGATCTTTGACAAACAAGAATTCGGAGCTACCGACTCTGAACAAAAGGTAAAATTTCAAAGAGCTTTAGAGGGTGAGCTTGCTAGGACAATAGAGAGCCTAGCACCTATAGAAAAGGCTATGGTGCGCATAGCCATACCAAAAGAGACTCTATTTACAGAAAGAACTACTCCGCCTTCGGCTTCAATAGTATTAAATTTAAAAACCGGAAATAGCTTAAATTTAAAGCAGATTTCAGGTATTAAAAATTTAGTTTCGGCTGCGGTTGCAAATTTAAGCACTCAAAATGTAAAGATAGTAAATCAAGATGGAATTCCTCTTGGCGAAGAGGATGGCGAATACGATAGCGATCAGATAAATCAGCAGATAAAATATAAAAGAGAGTCGGAAAACGCACTTGAGCAAAAGATTATAAACGTTCTTTCCCCTATAGTTGGAGGCACTCATAAAGTAGTAGCCAAGGTAACTATAGACTTTGATTTTGCCAGAAAAGATAGCGAGAGCGAGACCTTTGATCCAAATTCTGTAGCAAGAAGCGAACAGAGCGTAGAAGAGAAGCGACAAGG includes these proteins:
- a CDS encoding LptF/LptG family permease, translated to MNLYAKYIGWSYFKSFLIIFFSLVLFYTGIDILTNLKDMPSSANLKLLYFTLTSLTAIGYVLPLSLIFALIVTKFNMIRSNELVSFYALGVSKNALIKPPFFISIFITLVYIGLNFTPFAYSYEFQRNLIKTAQISGISSDIFLKFGGKFVYIDELNPVSANMRDVRIFDIADGKLLSATFGSEAKFDENKWTLKDANVTTMPKVIELGKDGLDIKHYENLIALEGFKPKTIESAYQSNSSLSIPDAFDFITAFEKEGVGLNSAKTTLYSLLFSPFFAPVMVLIIYYFLPVTGRFFNLALTSFIFIIITLCSWGTLFVLMKFAHNSVVLPEIGVILPLFCLSGFALYLYFRNR
- the lysA gene encoding diaminopimelate decarboxylase, whose product is MNFENLAQVYGTPLYIYDFSHIASRYETLKKAFHARKSLVCYAVKANSNLSILKLLASLGAGFDCVSIGEVRRALTAGAKRYQIILSGVGKRDDELKFALENEILMINLESEAEMYRLEKIAQDLGKIARISIRVNPDIDAKTHPYISTGLNENKFGVDITTAKKMYLHAKNSPFLDPVGIHFHIGSQLTDITPIIEASRVVSNLLRELKAIEIDIKFFDVGGGVGIVYDGEEEPNLYGYAQGILSTLSGLDVTIVCEPGRFIVGNCGYFLTRVLYEKFNKQKRFVVVDGAMNDLIRPSLYGAYHKISIVGKEGNKSECDVVGPICESGDFLAKNINLPPCDSDDLIVIRSAGAYGFTMSSNYNSRPRAAEIGIKDGKDFLIRKRESFEDLIALEKDLI
- a CDS encoding HAD-IIA family hydrolase, with translation MIFIDVQGTLISDSDKSLINGAKELIDFLNFKKIPYVVITNNTKFSSLDFLKELRDKGLDIKDKAYIDPFCVLKDILPACQVAAFGSDKFKKVLQNLGYELEFSNLAKAVLVASGDDFKFDEFSNMIEILQSGAKLIAMSETSVYKKNDKSYPGVGAMAKMLNYATGCEYKVVGKPSEEFYRVALRLLNSQGFNANFKDVLIISDDAKGDLVGAKELGMRTALVLSGKVDSALKAGVEPKFVDKIYKDVSLFLKELDAEYK
- the pheA gene encoding prephenate dehydratase, producing the protein MQNINDLREEIDKIDDDILKKLNERMSFVKKIGELKQTSGTSIYRPERERAILNRLESLSSNILNKSAIEAIYLEIFAVSRNLEMPEKVAYLGPEGTYTHQAAESRFGAMSAYLPLASIEAVFTKLKHKEAKYGVVPIENNTEGAVGATLDCLGRFENIKVVAELYMDIHHSFASVCENLKDIKKIYSHPQGYNQCRKFLDDHLLLNAEFIPTKSTAEAAKFASEDPNSAAICSKIAAKLYNVPILFETIEDNMANRTRFFILSDFKNERSTKNKTSILAKTDHRPGGLADLLTAFRDEGINLTRLESRPIKEREFKTVFYIDFEGHIDDENVQRAIDKANSFGDEIVWLGSYIPGDQR
- the hisC gene encoding histidinol-phosphate transaminase, translating into MKFNDKLANLINYEAGKPIELVVREFGIAPKDVIKLASNENPFGTSPRVIEAIKNCAQNMYLYPDDSYYELKEALSAKFNVNTKNIIIGSGSDQVIEFAVHAKANSKNAVLMAGATFAMYEIYAKHTGAKIYRTQAKGHNLEDFLKVYNDKKDEISMIFLCLPNNPLGECLNRDDVYEFLEQIDKDVMIVIDGAYNEFARFKDKNKEICPKDLITKFKNAIFLGTFSKAYGLGGMRVGYGIADEFIINELGKLRAPFNITTLSLKAAIEALKDQEFVDKTVEANFQEMKKYEKFAKEHNIEFIDSYTNFITYNFERENASEIAKNLLKKGIILRDLKSYGMNSIRITIGLPEQNDRVLDELRKAIK
- the fliF gene encoding flagellar basal-body MS-ring/collar protein FliF gives rise to the protein MDFKTAFQQIGHIYQSLSIRQRIVAASSVVLVVGFLVFLSIYKSSQTNYDGYSVLFESVNPSDSALIIQQLEKDGVKYKIYNEGTILVPNQDVYKERISIASLGILKDNKVGFEIFDKQEFGATDSEQKVKFQRALEGELARTIESLAPIEKAMVRIAIPKETLFTERTTPPSASIVLNLKTGNSLNLKQISGIKNLVSAAVANLSTQNVKIVNQDGIPLGEEDGEYDSDQINQQIKYKRESENALEQKIINVLSPIVGGTHKVVAKVTIDFDFARKDSESETFDPNSVARSEQSVEEKRQGSKEREVQGVPGAVSNIGPVEGIDDKKLEEQYSKSSSTTNYEISKKVMRIKDQFATIKRLSAAVVVDGRYENKRDENGNLTKEIVYTPLTNEQLDKISALIKQSVGFDTNRGDEVTVSNFEFQRPGTDTPANKVNSFFDTYVNPFMPIFKYIFVGILLFIFYKKVIVPFMEKMLQNIKEEEPDMQDDIVDLEDSEDALEKFKAAKKKVEEQLGIGSDFNEDELRYDVLLEKMKLIIQERSEEVSVLLQDMVKNDSDFSNRKDF